AGTTGCAGAAGATCATGCGCATTTTCCGCCACCTTGAAAGCGCCGACCCCTTTCGGGGCATGGACGACCTCTCCTCCTTCTGATCCCGCCGGTCTTTGCGGCCACGCCGCCCCGGCGGGTATACTTGCCCCCGGTCAACAACCCCAAAAAGGAATTATACATGCTTCGCGGACTGGGCGATCTGGGAAAAATGGGCGGCATCCTCAAGCAGGCGATGGAGATGAAATCGCGCATTGAGGAGCTGAAGCAGGAACTTGCCAAGGAGCGCTTTGAAACCTCCGTCGGCGGCGGCGTGGTCCGCGTCGAGGTTTCGGGCACCCTGGAGGTGCTCGCCGTCCATATTGACCCGGAAATCGTCTCTCCTGAAGGTGTGAGGGAACTGGAGGCGCTGGTGCAGTCCGGCATCAACGCGGCCCTGGCCTCCGTGCAGGAGAAAACCCAGGCGCGCATGCGCGAACTGGCCGGCGGATACGACATACCGGGAATTGTCTGAGTGCGGACCGTATTCTTTGGAACCCCAGAACTGGCCGTGCCGAGCCTGGCGCGGGCCGCGGCGGCGCACGAGGTGGCCGCGGTGGTCTGCCAGCCCGACCGTCCCCAGGGACGCAGCGCCCGGCCCGTCCCCCCGCCGGTGAAAGTGTGGGCGGAGTCGCACGGGATTCCCGTTCATCAGCCGGTAAAGCTGAACGACGGCGCCTTCGAGGCGTGGCTGCGGGACCTGCGCCCGGACCTGTGCCTGGTGGCGGCCTATGGAAGGCTGCTGAAACAGCCCATTTTGGACATCCCCCCCCTGGGCTGGCTGAACGTCCACCCAAGCCTGCTCCCCCGCTGGCGCGGCCCCTCCCCCATCCAGACCGCCATTTTGGCGGGGGACAGGGAAACGGGGGTCACCATCATGCGCGTGGTGCTGGAGATGGACGCGGGCGACATTGTGCTTCAGGAGTCCACCCCCATAGGCCCGGAGGAGACGGCGGAGGAGCTGTCCGCGAGGCTGGCGGAGATGGGCGCCGAATTGCTGCTCCGCGCGGTGAACCTGGTTGAGGAGGGAAAAGACAGCGCCATCCCGCAGGACCCCGGAGGGGTGACGCACTGCTCCCTTTTCTCAAAGGAGGACGGGCGCATCCGCTGGGACGGCCCGGCGTGGCGCATCCACAACCGTGTGCGGGCCTCCATCCCCTGGCCCGTGGCGCAGTGCCTCTACGGGGGGCAGGTCTGCCGCATTTTGAAAACCCTGCCGGACCCGCGCCCCGCGCGCGGGACGCCGGGCACGGTCACCGAGACGGCCAAAGACCGGATTTATGTGGCCACGGGCGAGGGTGAGCTGGCCATATTGCGTTTCCAGGCCCCCGGCAAAAAGGCCATGGACATGGAGGCCTATCTGCGGGGGAACCGCATCGAGCCGGGCGACCGCTTCGGGGAGGTGACCTGATGCCCGCCGATCCGGTGCGCGACGCCGCGGTGGATGTGCTTCTCCGGGTCTTCCAGTCGGGGATGCACCTGGACCATTCCCTGGACAAGACTCTGCGCCGCAAACAGATGAGCCCGAGGGGCCGGCGCTTTCTCACACAGTTGGCCTACGGCACGGTGCGCCACCGCATCCTGTGCGACCATGTCCTTAGCGGCCTGTGCATTCAGCCGCTGGACGAGTTGCCCCCCGCCATTCACGCCATTCTGCGCATGGCCGTGTTCCAGGCGCTGTTTTGCAGCCAGGTCACCCGCCCGGCCATGGTCCACACCTCCGTGGACCTCGCACAGCACCGGGAACACGCCGGGCTGGCCCGGCTGGTGAACGCGGTGCTCCGCAAGACACCGGAGACGCTGGAAGATGTGGCCCTGCCGGACCCGGAGGAGGACCTGCCCGGCTGGCTCCGGATGCGGCATTCCCTGCCCAAGTGGATGGTGCGCGACTGGCTGGAAAGGTTCGGACCGGAGGACGCCAAAACACTCTGCGCCCGCGTGAACGAGGAGGCCCGCCCCTGCCTGCGGGTGAACCTCCGCAAAATCACGGTGGCGGCGCTTCAGGCGCGCCTCGAAAAAGCCGGGGTGCTCACACAAAAACTCACGCCCATTCCCGAGGAGCTCACCGTCGGCGGCGGGGAGCATCCCCTGGGCACGAAACTGTTCCGGGACGGTTTTTTCATCCTCCAGGACCCGGCCTCGATGCTTCCCCCCCACCTGCTGGACGCGCAGCCGGGCGAACGGGTGCTGGACCTCTGCGCGGCGCCGGGCGGGAAAACCACCCA
This region of Candidatus Hydrogenedentota bacterium genomic DNA includes:
- a CDS encoding YbaB/EbfC family nucleoid-associated protein — protein: MLRGLGDLGKMGGILKQAMEMKSRIEELKQELAKERFETSVGGGVVRVEVSGTLEVLAVHIDPEIVSPEGVRELEALVQSGINAALASVQEKTQARMRELAGGYDIPGIV
- a CDS encoding methionyl-tRNA formyltransferase yields the protein MRTVFFGTPELAVPSLARAAAAHEVAAVVCQPDRPQGRSARPVPPPVKVWAESHGIPVHQPVKLNDGAFEAWLRDLRPDLCLVAAYGRLLKQPILDIPPLGWLNVHPSLLPRWRGPSPIQTAILAGDRETGVTIMRVVLEMDAGDIVLQESTPIGPEETAEELSARLAEMGAELLLRAVNLVEEGKDSAIPQDPGGVTHCSLFSKEDGRIRWDGPAWRIHNRVRASIPWPVAQCLYGGQVCRILKTLPDPRPARGTPGTVTETAKDRIYVATGEGELAILRFQAPGKKAMDMEAYLRGNRIEPGDRFGEVT
- the rsmB gene encoding 16S rRNA (cytosine(967)-C(5))-methyltransferase RsmB, whose product is MPADPVRDAAVDVLLRVFQSGMHLDHSLDKTLRRKQMSPRGRRFLTQLAYGTVRHRILCDHVLSGLCIQPLDELPPAIHAILRMAVFQALFCSQVTRPAMVHTSVDLAQHREHAGLARLVNAVLRKTPETLEDVALPDPEEDLPGWLRMRHSLPKWMVRDWLERFGPEDAKTLCARVNEEARPCLRVNLRKITVAALQARLEKAGVLTQKLTPIPEELTVGGGEHPLGTKLFRDGFFILQDPASMLPPHLLDAQPGERVLDLCAAPGGKTTHIAQKTEGPLFLVAADCQPWRLERVRENQERLELPPLPLVCADGLRPPFAPGAFDRVLVDAPCSGLGTLRRHPDLKWNVTPESVARLAETQCHLLRHALKLCKNGGLVVYSVCTFTRQETTEVVQTLLSEGGCEPEDGPELLEPWKTAQGQYQTSPLDAALDGFFLTRLRKRS